In a genomic window of Sulfuriferula nivalis:
- the purL gene encoding phosphoribosylformylglycinamidine synthase, translated as MSEIIHLAGSAALSQFRLDKLAQALPDYTCIAAQFWHFAEISAPLDDTAQKTLASLLTYGSPITSPTQGTIMLAVPRPGTISPWSSKATDIAKHCGLTAISRIERGTAYTFQRRDGAALTAADLSLIAPHIHDRMTEVIFGDLDAAQALFRHLPPKPLTTVDILAGGREALMAANSELGLALSADEIDYLVTNFTRLGRNPTDVELMMFAQANSEHCRHKIFNASWVIDGEAQPHTLFGMIRETHAQHPEGTVVAYSDNSSVIEGFDTARFYPSPDGSYAYHQAETHILMKVETHNHPTAISPFPGAATGSGGEIRDEGATGIGSKPKAGLCGFSVSNLNIPALTQPWERYQDNAAQYGKPERVASALQIMIEGPLGAAAFNNEFGRPNLAGYFRTFEESCAGEMRGYHKPIMLAGGVGNIAASHCFKSMFPAGTLLIQLGGPGMLIGLGGGAASSMDTGTNAENLDFDSVQRGNPEMQRRAQEVIDRCWQLGDANPILSIHDVGAGGISNAFPELVDGAGRGATFQLRDVPLEESGMAPREIWSNESQERYVLAIAPEQLDLFKQFCERERCPFAVVGVATEAMHLRVEDSLLPEMPVDMEMSILLGKPPRMTRDVSRVTHELLAIDTRNINLLEAAQRVLQLPSVASKSFLITIGDRTVGGYTARDQFVGPWQIPVADVAVTTMGYDTYQGEAFALGERTPLALINAPASGRMAIGEALTNLAAARVEKIGDIKLSANWMAAAGFPGEDAALFDTVKAVGLELCPALGISIPVGKDSLSMRSTWQEDGENKAVTSPLSLIITAFAPTPDARATLTPQLRTDAGDTDLILIDLGCGRNRLGGSAFAQVYKQIGDKAPDVNSARQLQAFFETIQTLNTNQQILAYHDRSDGGLWATMCEMAFAGHCGISIDADELCQERVRVEVEIEGTAEDDDAPLIPAGKEFHERVFSVLFNEELGAVLQVKREHTPAVMQTFFQAGLRSEFHVIGTLNQTDNIQIIRDDKIILDMDRITAQQLWSATSRQIQRLRDNPACADSEYAQIAERDDAGLSVNLTFDPAQSIVIGGNKPRIAILREQGVNGEVEMAAAFDRAGFLAVDVHMSDIIAGRVSLADFPGFAACGGFSYGDVLGAGEGWAKSILFNPRARDEFEAFFQRTDSFALGVCNGCQMMSNLKSIIPGAQHWPKFTRNQSEQFEARFAMVEITDSPSILFDGMVGSRMPVVVAHGEGYANFSQTGDMKQVNTAMRFVDHAGNATEVYPLNPNGSAQGLTSVTNDDGRFSIMMPHPERVFRAVQNSWYPDQQQENGAWLRLFQNARKWVG; from the coding sequence ATGTCCGAAATCATACATTTAGCTGGTTCTGCTGCCTTATCTCAATTTCGTCTTGATAAACTGGCGCAAGCTTTGCCTGATTACACATGTATTGCAGCTCAGTTTTGGCATTTTGCCGAGATTAGCGCACCGCTGGATGATACTGCTCAAAAGACGCTGGCCAGTTTGCTAACTTATGGATCGCCGATAACCTCCCCTACTCAGGGCACGATAATGTTAGCAGTGCCTCGACCCGGTACGATTTCACCCTGGTCATCCAAAGCTACTGACATTGCCAAGCATTGCGGCCTGACGGCAATTTCGCGCATAGAGCGCGGTACGGCCTATACCTTCCAGCGTCGTGATGGCGCTGCCTTAACTGCTGCTGATTTAAGCTTGATAGCACCACATATCCATGATCGCATGACCGAAGTCATATTTGGCGATCTGGATGCCGCACAAGCACTGTTCCGCCATTTGCCACCGAAACCGCTGACGACAGTGGATATTCTGGCGGGTGGACGTGAAGCGCTGATGGCTGCCAATAGCGAATTGGGATTAGCATTGTCTGCGGATGAAATTGATTATCTGGTAACAAATTTCACCCGTCTGGGACGCAACCCGACTGATGTAGAACTGATGATGTTCGCACAGGCAAATTCTGAACATTGCCGCCACAAGATTTTTAATGCGAGCTGGGTGATAGATGGCGAAGCGCAACCTCATACCTTATTTGGCATGATACGTGAAACTCACGCGCAACATCCTGAAGGCACGGTGGTGGCGTATTCGGACAACTCATCAGTCATCGAAGGCTTTGATACTGCACGTTTTTATCCATCGCCTGATGGCAGCTACGCATATCACCAAGCTGAAACTCATATTTTGATGAAAGTTGAAACACATAATCACCCGACTGCTATATCACCTTTTCCTGGCGCAGCAACAGGTTCAGGCGGTGAGATCCGTGATGAAGGTGCGACGGGCATAGGTTCAAAGCCTAAAGCGGGTTTATGTGGGTTCTCAGTTTCCAACTTGAATATTCCCGCTTTGACCCAACCGTGGGAACGCTATCAGGATAACGCTGCACAATATGGCAAGCCTGAGCGCGTCGCATCGGCCTTGCAAATCATGATAGAAGGACCGCTAGGCGCGGCGGCATTTAACAATGAGTTTGGTCGTCCTAATCTGGCGGGCTATTTCCGCACATTTGAAGAAAGTTGCGCTGGCGAAATGCGCGGCTATCACAAGCCCATCATGCTGGCAGGTGGTGTCGGTAACATTGCTGCATCACACTGTTTCAAGTCTATGTTTCCAGCAGGCACGCTACTTATCCAATTAGGTGGCCCTGGCATGCTCATCGGCTTGGGCGGTGGTGCGGCTTCGAGTATGGATACCGGCACTAATGCTGAAAACCTGGACTTTGATTCTGTCCAGCGCGGCAACCCGGAAATGCAACGTCGTGCGCAGGAAGTTATCGACCGCTGCTGGCAACTTGGCGATGCCAATCCCATACTTTCTATCCACGACGTAGGTGCAGGCGGCATCTCTAATGCTTTCCCTGAACTGGTCGATGGTGCAGGCCGCGGCGCGACTTTCCAATTGCGCGATGTGCCGCTGGAAGAATCTGGCATGGCCCCACGTGAAATCTGGTCTAACGAATCGCAAGAGCGGTATGTGCTGGCAATTGCACCTGAGCAACTGGATTTATTCAAACAATTCTGCGAGCGTGAGCGTTGTCCGTTTGCGGTGGTCGGGGTCGCTACGGAAGCCATGCATTTGCGTGTTGAAGACAGCTTGTTGCCAGAAATGCCAGTCGATATGGAAATGTCCATACTTCTAGGCAAACCACCACGCATGACCCGCGATGTCAGTCGCGTAACCCATGAATTACTTGCAATTGATACCCGCAATATTAATCTACTTGAAGCCGCACAACGCGTATTACAACTGCCTAGTGTCGCCTCAAAATCATTCCTGATCACCATTGGTGACCGTACCGTGGGCGGCTACACCGCCCGCGACCAGTTCGTCGGCCCTTGGCAAATCCCGGTGGCCGACGTGGCAGTAACGACCATGGGCTATGACACTTACCAAGGTGAAGCCTTTGCATTAGGCGAGCGTACACCGCTGGCGCTGATTAACGCCCCTGCTTCCGGCCGTATGGCGATAGGCGAAGCACTGACCAACCTGGCAGCCGCACGTGTAGAAAAAATTGGCGACATCAAATTATCAGCCAACTGGATGGCTGCTGCGGGTTTCCCTGGCGAAGATGCTGCATTGTTCGACACTGTAAAAGCCGTCGGACTAGAGCTTTGCCCTGCACTCGGCATCAGCATCCCTGTCGGTAAAGATTCTTTATCCATGCGCAGCACTTGGCAGGAGGATGGCGAAAACAAAGCCGTGACTTCCCCACTATCGCTAATTATTACCGCATTTGCGCCCACACCTGATGCTCGCGCCACGCTCACACCGCAATTACGCACTGATGCAGGCGACACCGATCTGATTTTGATTGATCTCGGTTGCGGCCGTAATCGTCTGGGCGGTTCTGCATTCGCACAGGTTTATAAACAAATAGGTGATAAAGCACCTGACGTCAATTCAGCTCGTCAGCTCCAGGCTTTCTTCGAAACTATCCAGACACTCAATACCAATCAGCAGATACTGGCTTACCATGATCGTTCCGATGGTGGCTTATGGGCAACCATGTGCGAAATGGCCTTTGCAGGACATTGCGGTATCAGCATAGATGCAGATGAGCTATGCCAAGAACGTGTACGCGTGGAAGTGGAAATAGAAGGAACCGCTGAAGATGATGATGCACCACTAATTCCAGCAGGTAAGGAATTCCACGAACGCGTCTTTAGCGTGCTCTTCAATGAAGAATTAGGCGCGGTGCTACAAGTCAAACGTGAACACACACCAGCCGTTATGCAAACATTTTTCCAAGCTGGGTTACGTAGTGAATTTCATGTCATTGGTACGCTTAATCAAACTGACAATATCCAGATTATCCGTGATGACAAAATCATACTCGATATGGATAGAATCACAGCCCAACAGCTGTGGAGTGCTACCAGCCGTCAAATCCAGCGCCTGCGTGACAACCCTGCCTGCGCAGACAGCGAATATGCACAGATAGCCGAACGTGATGATGCAGGACTATCCGTCAACCTCACCTTTGACCCAGCACAATCTATCGTGATAGGTGGCAATAAACCACGCATAGCCATCTTGCGCGAACAGGGAGTGAACGGTGAAGTAGAAATGGCAGCAGCATTTGACCGCGCAGGCTTCCTAGCAGTCGATGTGCATATGAGTGACATTATTGCTGGACGTGTAAGTCTGGCTGATTTCCCTGGCTTTGCTGCATGTGGTGGTTTCTCTTATGGCGATGTGCTCGGCGCGGGTGAAGGTTGGGCAAAGTCCATCTTATTTAACCCTCGCGCACGTGACGAATTCGAAGCATTTTTCCAACGTACCGATAGCTTCGCGCTTGGTGTATGTAATGGCTGCCAGATGATGAGTAATTTAAAGTCCATCATCCCGGGTGCGCAACACTGGCCTAAATTCACCCGCAACCAGTCCGAGCAGTTTGAAGCACGCTTTGCCATGGTAGAAATCACCGACAGCCCATCTATCCTGTTCGATGGCATGGTCGGTAGCCGTATGCCTGTCGTAGTGGCGCATGGTGAAGGTTATGCCAACTTCAGCCAAACAGGTGACATGAAGCAAGTGAACACCGCAATGCGCTTTGTTGATCACGCTGGCAACGCGACTGAAGTCTATCCGTTAAACCCGAATGGTTCAGCGCAAGGTTTAACTTCCGTAACCAACGATGATGGCCGCTTCAGTATCATGATGCCGCATCCTGAACGCGTATTCCGTGCCGTACAAAATAGCTGGTATCCAGACCAACAGCAGGAAAATGGAGCATGGTTACGTTTATTCCAGAATGCGCGCAAGTGGGTAGGTTAA
- the ggt gene encoding gamma-glutamyltransferase, with translation MFENYLIRLCCVVAFSWASSAVADRLEAPEAATGLHTRTAVVRQHALVVAANPLAVAAGVEMLKRGGNAIDAAIAVELVLGLVEPQSSGIGGGSFMMYYQHSDKQVLAYDGRETAPAAATADMFMLDEDQPMSFYQAVVGGRSVGVPGLLRMLELAHQQHGRLPWRILFTPAIKLANKGFIVSPRLHSLVAKDAYLSLQPAARTYFYHADGTPIAAGERLVNRAYANVLLRVANEGAKAFYTGKIAQDIVTTVHMHPTNPGRMHMGDLAQYQAKSRAPLCGSYHAYVLCGMPPPSSGGVALLQIFGILGHYDVAGLQPDSVQAVHLISEAERLAFADRNMYLADDDFVAVPIAGLLDPAYLRQRASLIDTEFSMGVATAGVPAGAVSMSKDNALELPSTSHLSIVDKWGNAVSMTSSIEDAFGSRHMVDGFLLNNELTDFSFMPDQNGKLVANRVQANKRPRSSMTPTLILDGQHELVGAIGSPGGSSIINYVAKTLIGVLDWHLDMQQAVALPNFGSRNGPTELESGTGLVSLQSELEMMGHDVKVGEANSGLHGFMRVQNGWMGGVDPRREGSADGY, from the coding sequence ATGTTTGAAAATTACCTGATTCGTCTATGTTGTGTTGTCGCTTTTAGCTGGGCGAGTTCTGCGGTAGCGGATCGGCTTGAAGCGCCTGAAGCAGCAACGGGTTTGCACACGCGTACTGCAGTGGTCAGGCAACATGCGCTGGTGGTGGCAGCGAATCCGCTGGCAGTGGCGGCTGGTGTGGAAATGCTCAAGCGTGGCGGCAATGCGATAGATGCGGCGATTGCGGTGGAGCTGGTGCTGGGATTGGTAGAGCCGCAGTCGTCGGGTATTGGTGGCGGCAGTTTTATGATGTATTACCAGCACAGTGATAAGCAGGTGCTGGCTTATGATGGACGTGAGACTGCGCCTGCTGCGGCGACTGCGGATATGTTTATGCTGGATGAAGATCAGCCCATGAGCTTTTATCAGGCAGTGGTGGGCGGCAGGTCGGTAGGTGTGCCCGGATTGTTACGGATGCTGGAGCTGGCGCATCAGCAGCATGGTCGTTTGCCTTGGCGGATATTGTTTACGCCAGCGATAAAATTGGCGAATAAGGGTTTTATCGTGTCGCCACGTTTACATAGTTTAGTCGCGAAGGATGCTTATTTGTCGTTGCAGCCAGCGGCACGCACTTATTTTTATCATGCTGATGGCACGCCTATTGCGGCGGGCGAACGTCTGGTGAATCGGGCTTATGCCAACGTTTTGCTGCGTGTGGCGAATGAAGGTGCTAAGGCTTTTTATACTGGCAAGATCGCGCAAGATATCGTGACCACAGTGCATATGCATCCTACTAATCCGGGTCGGATGCACATGGGAGATTTAGCGCAATATCAGGCTAAGTCACGTGCCCCATTGTGCGGTAGTTATCATGCCTATGTGTTGTGTGGGATGCCACCGCCAAGTTCAGGCGGCGTGGCGTTGTTGCAGATATTTGGAATATTGGGGCACTACGATGTGGCTGGATTGCAGCCTGATTCAGTGCAAGCGGTACATTTGATAAGTGAAGCTGAACGCCTGGCATTTGCTGATCGTAATATGTATTTGGCGGATGATGATTTCGTTGCTGTACCGATTGCGGGGTTGTTGGATCCAGCTTATTTGCGTCAGCGTGCAAGCTTGATTGATACCGAATTTTCCATGGGTGTAGCAACGGCAGGTGTGCCTGCGGGCGCGGTGAGCATGTCTAAGGATAATGCGCTGGAATTGCCGTCAACCAGTCATTTATCCATAGTCGATAAGTGGGGAAATGCAGTGTCCATGACCAGCTCTATTGAAGACGCGTTTGGTAGCCGGCATATGGTTGATGGTTTCTTGCTCAATAATGAGCTCACCGATTTTTCTTTTATGCCGGATCAAAATGGCAAGCTGGTGGCGAATCGTGTGCAGGCTAATAAGCGCCCACGGAGTTCAATGACACCGACACTGATATTGGATGGGCAACATGAATTAGTGGGGGCGATAGGCTCACCAGGTGGCAGTTCGATAATTAATTATGTTGCGAAAACACTGATAGGCGTACTGGACTGGCATCTGGATATGCAGCAAGCAGTGGCGTTGCCAAATTTTGGTAGCCGTAACGGTCCAACGGAGCTGGAAAGTGGTACTGGTTTAGTATCGTTGCAATCCGAATTGGAAATGATGGGGCATGACGTAAAAGTAGGTGAGGCCAACAGCGGTTTGCACGGCTTTATGCGCGTGCAAAATGGCTGGATGGGTGGGGTAGATCCACGTCGTGAAGGCTCGGCTGACGGGTATTAG
- a CDS encoding cation diffusion facilitator family transporter, with translation MSATHDDHHEHSHGCDHHHGHGHHHHDHSHVDTTSRAFAVGVGLNLAFVIIEIGFGLYADSLSLLADAGHNFSDVIGLLAAWGALILSKRVPSLHYTYGLRSTTILAALANAMLLLIAVGGISWEAIRRFTEPMPVNEPVMIWVALVGVVVNVGTALMLMRGHKEDLNLRGAFIHMIADAAVSVGVAIAGVLMLWTGWLWLDPAISLLIAAAIMYGTWGLFKQSLKLALHAVPDAINPAKVLAYLQSLPEVQEVHDLHIWGMSTTENALTAHLVTPAGHPGDSFLAKIAEELSHHHSIQHATFQIELGEHDVLCKLAPADVV, from the coding sequence ATGAGCGCAACGCACGACGACCATCATGAGCATAGTCATGGCTGTGACCACCATCACGGCCATGGTCACCATCATCATGATCATAGCCATGTAGATACTACCAGTCGTGCATTTGCTGTCGGTGTCGGTCTCAACCTTGCTTTTGTCATCATCGAAATCGGCTTTGGTTTATACGCTGATTCCTTATCACTATTAGCCGATGCTGGGCATAATTTCAGTGATGTGATCGGCCTGCTTGCTGCCTGGGGCGCCTTAATATTATCCAAACGTGTGCCATCACTGCATTACACTTATGGCCTGCGCAGCACCACCATCCTGGCTGCACTCGCCAACGCCATGTTATTGCTCATAGCGGTCGGCGGCATTTCCTGGGAAGCCATACGTCGCTTTACCGAACCTATGCCCGTCAATGAACCTGTCATGATATGGGTCGCGCTAGTCGGAGTAGTCGTTAACGTTGGAACAGCATTGATGCTCATGCGTGGTCACAAAGAAGACCTCAATCTACGTGGCGCATTCATCCATATGATAGCTGATGCAGCAGTATCCGTAGGTGTGGCTATTGCTGGTGTGCTCATGTTATGGACAGGCTGGCTATGGCTAGACCCTGCCATCAGTTTGCTGATCGCAGCTGCCATTATGTATGGCACGTGGGGGCTATTCAAACAATCACTCAAACTGGCGTTGCATGCCGTTCCCGATGCGATTAATCCCGCCAAAGTGTTGGCATATTTACAGAGTCTGCCCGAAGTACAGGAAGTTCACGACCTGCACATCTGGGGCATGAGCACGACTGAAAACGCCCTCACCGCACATCTGGTCACGCCTGCGGGCCATCCTGGCGATAGTTTTCTGGCGAAAATCGCGGAAGAGCTGTCTCACCATCACAGCATCCAGCACGCAACCTTTCAAATAGAACTGGGTGAGCACGATGTGCTATGCAAGCTGGCACCAGCTGACGTCGTATAA
- a CDS encoding thioredoxin family protein codes for MKNIKVLGTGCANCKTTTKLIEEAAQAKGVAIQLEKVEDIAAILGYGVMSTPGVVIDGVVVHAGGVPDRKKIDSWLT; via the coding sequence ATGAAAAACATTAAAGTTCTCGGTACAGGCTGTGCTAATTGCAAAACCACAACCAAACTCATAGAAGAAGCCGCGCAAGCCAAAGGTGTTGCGATACAATTGGAAAAAGTGGAAGACATCGCGGCCATACTCGGATATGGCGTCATGTCCACCCCAGGTGTGGTGATAGATGGTGTAGTCGTCCATGCAGGCGGCGTGCCTGACCGCAAAAAAATTGATAGCTGGTTAACCTAG
- a CDS encoding thioredoxin family protein, which produces MLIKVICPGCNSCRATANLIREVAEARHVQITLEEINNLSDIIAQGITRTPTIMIGDKVVLAGGVPEWIDIENWLTPSLT; this is translated from the coding sequence ATGCTGATCAAAGTTATTTGCCCTGGCTGCAATAGCTGCCGCGCCACAGCTAATCTCATACGCGAAGTTGCTGAGGCAAGGCATGTTCAGATAACACTAGAAGAAATTAACAATCTCAGCGACATCATCGCCCAAGGCATTACCCGCACACCAACTATCATGATAGGTGACAAAGTAGTATTGGCTGGTGGCGTACCTGAATGGATAGACATAGAAAACTGGCTCACACCATCGCTAACCTAA
- a CDS encoding YgaP family membrane protein yields MKGNRMMRMMSVMVMISLAATHLSGQFDLLHPSFLWIAGMASIMAFQATFTGFCPASSLFGKNASCSIK; encoded by the coding sequence ATGAAAGGCAATCGTATGATGCGCATGATGTCAGTGATGGTGATGATTTCTCTGGCAGCGACCCATTTATCAGGTCAGTTTGATTTACTCCACCCCAGTTTTTTATGGATAGCAGGCATGGCGAGCATCATGGCATTTCAAGCCACATTTACTGGCTTCTGCCCTGCTTCTAGCCTATTTGGCAAAAATGCATCCTGCTCCATTAAATAA
- a CDS encoding permease — MEMTSPSYNQTFKWVIGVILAVLVWVWLYNSLQPVADYIMSLTGIAAETHLGSALNFFLFETPKVLLLLTLIVFVMGVIQTFVAPERTRKILSGRRLGIGNVMAASLGIVTPFCSCSAVPLFIGFLQAGVPLGVTFSFLISAPMVNEVALGLLFGLFGWKIALLYLSLGLSVAIVAGLIIGKLGMEKYLEDWVQAIQANGGAVHVALDHKQTWAERFQAGIAHLKEIVGKVWPYIVLGVAVGAGIHGYVPQNFMASIMGKGAWWSVPAAVLIGVPMYSNAAGIIPVVQALLGKGAALGTVLAFMMSVTALSFPEMIILRKVLKPRLIATFISIVAAGILFVGYVFNAVL, encoded by the coding sequence ATGGAAATGACGTCACCGTCCTATAATCAGACCTTTAAATGGGTAATAGGCGTAATACTGGCTGTTTTAGTGTGGGTATGGCTGTATAACTCACTACAACCAGTAGCTGATTACATCATGTCACTCACTGGCATTGCTGCAGAAACTCATCTCGGTTCAGCACTCAACTTCTTTCTATTTGAAACACCTAAAGTACTGCTGTTATTGACGCTGATAGTGTTTGTCATGGGCGTGATACAGACTTTTGTCGCTCCTGAACGCACACGCAAGATTTTGTCAGGTCGGCGCTTGGGCATAGGTAACGTCATGGCAGCCAGTCTGGGTATAGTCACTCCCTTTTGCTCATGCTCGGCCGTACCTCTGTTTATCGGATTTTTACAGGCTGGTGTCCCACTTGGTGTCACATTTTCATTTTTGATTTCGGCACCTATGGTCAATGAAGTTGCACTAGGATTGTTATTTGGCTTGTTTGGCTGGAAAATCGCATTGCTATATTTAAGCTTAGGTTTATCGGTGGCAATTGTAGCGGGCCTGATCATCGGCAAGCTCGGCATGGAAAAATATCTGGAAGACTGGGTACAGGCTATACAAGCAAACGGTGGTGCTGTTCATGTCGCGCTTGATCATAAACAGACTTGGGCAGAACGCTTCCAGGCGGGTATTGCCCACCTCAAAGAAATTGTCGGCAAAGTCTGGCCATATATCGTTCTAGGCGTTGCAGTGGGCGCAGGTATACACGGCTATGTGCCACAAAACTTTATGGCGAGTATCATGGGCAAAGGCGCCTGGTGGTCGGTGCCTGCAGCAGTATTAATCGGCGTGCCCATGTATTCCAATGCCGCAGGAATTATCCCTGTAGTACAGGCATTATTAGGCAAAGGCGCAGCGTTAGGGACGGTACTGGCATTCATGATGAGCGTGACTGCACTGTCCTTTCCTGAAATGATTATTTTGCGCAAAGTATTAAAGCCCAGATTAATCGCAACATTTATTAGTATAGTAGCAGCGGGCATTTTGTTCGTTGGTTATGTTTTTAATGCAGTATTGTAA
- a CDS encoding OsmC family protein, whose amino-acid sequence MMNFPYQYQASVTANQVGEVILHSEGLADIASAAPKDFGGPGDRWSPETLLVAALGDCYILTFRAVATAMKINWVAIECNVQGTLARVEGKTRFTEFVMHIQLKVPAEADEDRTRLVLQKAEAGCFVSNSLSAQIRFESEILSE is encoded by the coding sequence ATGATGAATTTTCCATACCAGTATCAAGCGAGCGTGACTGCCAATCAAGTGGGCGAAGTGATATTGCATAGTGAAGGATTGGCAGATATTGCATCTGCGGCGCCTAAGGACTTTGGTGGCCCAGGCGATCGCTGGTCACCGGAAACCTTGCTGGTTGCGGCATTGGGTGATTGCTATATTCTGACTTTTCGGGCAGTTGCCACAGCGATGAAAATCAATTGGGTCGCTATTGAATGTAATGTGCAGGGCACGTTGGCGCGGGTGGAAGGTAAAACTCGATTTACGGAATTTGTAATGCATATACAGTTGAAAGTGCCTGCTGAAGCTGATGAGGACAGAACACGCTTGGTGCTGCAAAAAGCTGAAGCGGGGTGTTTTGTTTCTAATTCTTTGTCAGCACAGATCAGATTTGAGTCTGAAATTTTATCTGAGTAG
- the mltF gene encoding membrane-bound lytic murein transglycosylase MltF, whose product MRILLTILLLMLAACDMPHLPKLPPAPIAAPAKSGEIVVLTHNGPTTYFEGDDGKSSGFEYDLVTRFAEQNGYRVRFIQGQNLGEMFGLLAQHQAHFIAAGISVLASRKEVMQFSPPYMSVTQQVIYNKDGIKPKNFADLAKMRVEVVAGSSHTETLRLAAKAVPQLKWTALPAKWDEEALNRLASGLSDAVLTDSNEFDVARKFYPNLDVAFELPKADPLAWAFPRTPDPVLFKQVQQFMQKIKQDGTLKRLIDKYYGHADRLEEADVSGFLDKMHTTLPKYRKFFYAAQDATGIDWRLIAAIGYQESHWDPYATSPTGVRGLMMMTTATADSMGVDDRLDPQQSIMGGAKYLALMIDQMSPKLIEPDRTWMALAAYNQGEGHLEDARVLAQRCKLNPVAWSDVKTTMPMLSNSEQGGAAKHGFCRGGEGVIFVENIRTYYDILQKFERPYKPLLMSKND is encoded by the coding sequence ATGCGAATTTTGCTTACCATTTTATTGTTGATGCTGGCGGCATGTGATATGCCGCATTTGCCTAAACTTCCTCCTGCGCCTATCGCTGCGCCTGCAAAGTCAGGCGAAATTGTTGTGCTTACGCATAATGGACCAACGACTTATTTTGAGGGGGATGACGGGAAATCCAGTGGTTTTGAGTATGATCTGGTGACGCGATTTGCTGAACAGAATGGTTATCGCGTGCGATTCATACAAGGGCAAAATTTGGGTGAAATGTTTGGATTGCTAGCGCAACATCAGGCGCATTTTATTGCTGCTGGCATTAGCGTGCTCGCCTCGCGTAAAGAAGTAATGCAATTTAGTCCACCATATATGAGCGTGACGCAGCAGGTAATTTATAACAAAGATGGTATAAAACCTAAGAACTTTGCTGATCTGGCGAAAATGCGGGTAGAGGTAGTGGCGGGTAGTAGTCATACTGAAACCTTACGCCTCGCAGCCAAGGCTGTGCCTCAGTTGAAATGGACAGCGTTGCCGGCTAAATGGGATGAGGAAGCGTTGAACAGGTTGGCGAGCGGCTTATCTGATGCGGTATTGACGGATTCTAATGAGTTTGATGTGGCACGTAAGTTTTACCCGAATTTGGATGTGGCTTTTGAATTACCTAAAGCGGATCCGCTGGCCTGGGCTTTTCCAAGAACGCCTGATCCTGTGCTGTTTAAGCAGGTGCAGCAATTTATGCAAAAAATCAAACAGGACGGCACGTTAAAGCGATTAATAGATAAATATTATGGTCATGCTGATCGTCTGGAAGAGGCCGATGTTTCTGGGTTTCTGGATAAAATGCATACCACCCTCCCAAAATATCGTAAATTTTTTTATGCAGCACAGGATGCAACAGGTATAGATTGGCGTTTGATCGCGGCAATCGGATATCAGGAATCGCACTGGGATCCTTATGCGACCTCCCCAACAGGTGTGCGGGGTCTGATGATGATGACAACCGCTACGGCGGATTCCATGGGTGTGGACGACCGTCTGGATCCGCAACAAAGTATCATGGGTGGGGCGAAATATCTGGCATTGATGATAGATCAGATGTCACCCAAGCTGATTGAGCCAGATAGAACCTGGATGGCACTGGCCGCGTATAATCAGGGAGAGGGGCATCTGGAAGATGCAAGGGTGCTGGCACAACGGTGTAAACTTAATCCGGTGGCTTGGAGTGATGTGAAAACAACGATGCCCATGTTGTCTAATTCCGAACAGGGTGGTGCCGCCAAACATGGTTTCTGTCGGGGTGGTGAGGGTGTTATTTTTGTGGAAAATATTCGGACTTATTACGATATTTTGCAAAAATTTGAGCGCCCATACAAACCTTTGTTAATGTCTAAAAACGATTGA